A single region of the Labrus bergylta chromosome 10, fLabBer1.1, whole genome shotgun sequence genome encodes:
- the si:dkey-174i8.1 gene encoding arylsulfatase I: protein MRGGICSVLLLMVEVTLLNVLGCLGKHKSTNDCVGTGEVEGSTPPHLIFIMVDDQGYGDIGYHGSDIHTPVLDRLAEDGVKLENYYVQPICSPSRSQLMTGRYQIHTGLQHSIIRSRQPLCLPLEIPTLPEHLAEAGYATHMVGKWHLGFCRPNCLPTGRGFHSFLGTLTGSGDHYSYQSCDGAEACGFDLHDGNRPAWEMTGNYSTLLYIERVKQILRSHNPQKPLFLYLSLQAAHTPLQVPDYFLHQYASQSNRLRRHYAAMLSCLDDGVGQVVQELKTSGLYQNSVLIYSSDNGGQPLSGGSNWPLRGGKGTYWEGGIKAVGFVHSPLLKRKGVVSKALIHVSDWFPTLLGLAGAMKSNDSLDGHNVWRTISEGLVSPRTEILLNIDPVSRKPGEPYDKALFNGFGIWDTAVRAAIRAGDWKLLTGNVGDGDWIPPQALPDGPDRWQRLEKQRNEPGKSVWLFNITADPYERSDLAEARPEVVKHLLIRLAKYNQTAVTARNPPDDPMADPELHGGVWTPWLGLEGQEGGNGEDDGRKGKIMKIRHCKLCKLKALFKKVGSRLQRNTLF, encoded by the exons ATGAGGGGAGGAATATGCTCTGTGCTTCTCCTGATGGTTGAGGTGACCTTGCTTAATGTCCTTGGCTGTTTGGGAAAACACAAGTCTACGAATGACTGCGTTGGCACAGGGGAGGTGGAGGGCTCCACACCACCACATCTTATTTTTATCATGGTGGATGACCAGGGTTACGGAGACATTGGCTACCACGGCTCAGATATCCACACGCCTGTACTGGACCGACTGGCAGAAGATGGGGTCAAACTTGAAAATTATTACGTCCAGCCAATCTGCTCCCCCTCTCGCAGTCAACTAATGACCGGGCG CTACCAAATCCACACTGGACTCCAGCATTCAATCATCCGATCCCGTCAACCCCTCTGCCTGCCCCTGGAAATTCCCACCCTACCAGAGCATCTGGCTGAAGCTGGATATGCCACACACATGGTGGGAAAATGGCACCTGGGTTTCTGCAGGCCAAACTGCTTGCCCACAGGACGCGGCTTTCATAGTTTCCTGGGAACTCTTACTGGCAGTGGAGACCATTATTCCTATCAGAGCTGCGACGGGGCTGAAGCTTGTGGATTTGACCTGCACGATGGAAACAGGCCTGCCTGGGAGATGACAGGCAACTACTCCACTCTGCTCTACATTGAGAG AGTGAAGCAGATCCTGAGGAGCCACAACCCCCAGAAACCACTCTTCCTTtatttgtcccttcaggctgcCCATACACCCTTGCAGGTACCAGACTATTTTCTGCACCAATATGCTTCTCAGAGCAATCGTCTCAGACGCCATTATGCAGCCATGCTGAGCTGCCTGGATGACGGGGTTGGACAAGTGGTCCAGGAACTTAAGACTAGTGGGCTGTACCAAAACTCAGTTCTGATCTATTCATCTGATAATGGCGGTCAACCACTCTCTGGGGGGAGCAATTGGCCCCTGAGAGGAGGTAAAGGCACCTACTGGGAAGGGGGCATCAAGGCTGTAGGATTTGTCCATAGCCCCCTCCTGAAGAGGAAGGGGGTAGTCAGCAAAGCACTGATCCATGTTTCTGACTGGTTTCCAACATTACTGGGGTTAGCTGGGGCCATGAAGTCCAACGATAGCCTGGATGGTCACAATGTGTGGAGAACCATCAGTGAAGGCCTCGTCTCTCCAAGAACTGAAATACTTTTAAACATCGACCCAGTCTCCAGGAAGCCTGGGGAGCCTTATGACAAGGCACTATTCAACGGCTTCGGGATCTGGGACACCGCCGTAAGGGCAGCGATAAGGGCCGGGGACTGGAAACTATTGACAGGGAATGTGGGTGACGGGGACTGGATCCCCCCACAGGCTCTTCCTGATGGGCCAGACCGTTGGCAGCGACTTGAGAAACAACGAAATGAGCCAGGGAAGTCAGTTTGGCTCTTCAATATCACTGCTGATCCATATGAAAGATCAGACCTGGCAGAAGCTCGTCCAGAGGTGGTGAAGCATCTCCTGATCAGACTGGCAAAGTACAACCAGACTGCTGTGACGGCCAGGAATCCTCCAGATGATCCTATGGCTGACCCAGAACTTCATGGAGGGGTTTGGACCCCTTGGCTAGGCCTGGAGGGGCAGGAGGGAGGGAATGGAGAAGATGATGGCAGAAAAGGAAAGATAATGAAGATTAGGCACTGTAAACTATGCAAATTAAAAGCTCTCTTCAAGAAGGTGGGGTCACGCCTGCAGAGAAACACTCTCTTCTAA